One part of the Desulfomicrobium apsheronum genome encodes these proteins:
- a CDS encoding type II toxin-antitoxin system CcdA family antitoxin produces MNLAYNTQAPKKPTNVSINSDLLAKAKALKINVSATLETALADIVATRQRKLWKEENRSAIEAYNQLVEDAGVAGDGMRSF; encoded by the coding sequence ATGAATCTCGCATATAACACTCAGGCACCCAAGAAACCGACCAACGTCAGCATCAACAGCGATCTGCTAGCCAAGGCCAAAGCCTTGAAAATCAATGTGTCCGCGACGCTTGAAACCGCCCTGGCCGATATCGTCGCGACCCGTCAGCGTAAATTGTGGAAAGAGGAAAACCGCTCGGCCATCGAAGCATACAACCAGTTGGTCGAAGATGCCGGTGTCGCCGGTGACGGCATGCGGAGTTTTTAG
- a CDS encoding CcdB family protein: protein MAQFAVYANPNRSTRATYPYLLDIQSDLLDDLRTTVVIPLSPLRLAGKAAISRLCPVLDIDGESFVALTQQLAGVDRKTLGKVVCDLGRYRSDIIAALDFIVSGI from the coding sequence ATGGCGCAATTCGCGGTCTATGCAAATCCGAACCGTTCCACTCGCGCGACCTACCCGTACCTGCTGGACATCCAGTCCGATCTTCTGGACGACCTGCGCACAACTGTCGTCATCCCCCTGTCTCCGCTCCGTCTTGCCGGCAAGGCCGCCATCTCCAGGCTTTGCCCGGTGCTGGACATCGACGGCGAATCGTTCGTCGCACTCACGCAGCAACTGGCCGGTGTGGACAGAAAAACCCTCGGCAAGGTGGTCTGCGATCTTGGCCGCTATCGATCAGACATCATCGCCGCCCTGGATTTCATCGTTTCAGGCATCTGA